One Aerosakkonema funiforme FACHB-1375 genomic window, CGCCAAGGCAACTAGCTTACCGCCATACTGAAAATTACTGCTCCCAAGAACTCTCTTTTCCTCATCACTTACAATATCTTTTGGAGCCTGGTTAATCCAGGTACTGAAAGTTGGTGTAAAGTCAATGGCAGCAATCCACCCACTTTTTGTCTTTTGCGCTAACCACAACCTTGTCCAAGGTGCGCCTTCTCCTGAAGCATGAGGAATAGAAATTGAACCAAAAGCCCAATTTCCAGTTGCATCTACTCGCTTCACTTCGTTGAATACTTTCTCGGTAGACGGTGCGCCTTTTAATCGCGCAGCTTTTTCAACCGCTTTGTCAACATTAGCATCTCCTTTTTCGGCCATGAAAGTATCTCCTGGCGGGAAAGAAATGCGAGGCAATTCTTTGCCCATAATCAGCAATAAAGTTGAAACCGAGCCAAGCAAAAGTATGGCTAATTTGAATGGCAGTCTTTTGGCGATCGTAGTCATAGTTATTCAAGAGGTAATTTGGTCAGAGTTTCAGACACAGCACTTTCAGCCCAAGCTATAATGCTGGACTAATAGCTAAAAGCGCTGGATGCGGGTGAAAGGTTTGATTTGCTTCTGCTTGTTTATTGGGATAAGGTTTCAGGCAATATGCGCGTGGGATAATTTTTTTGGCGATTTGCGATCGAGATCGCCTGGATAGCTTGTTACTGCTAAGCTTTCAGGCGATGCGCTACTCGATCGATCTCATCGATCTGCATAATCTCCCTCTTGCAGCACCAATAAGCTTAGTGGCACACTTCAAAAAACTGTATATATTTGGAATAAGAAGCCAAAATGCCCAACTTTTTTAACAAAGATAGCATCCCCAGGCTGCCGGAACGCCCAAATAACATTGATAAATTCTGCACGTATCTCTGTATCGTTGAACGCAATGGACGGATGGCGATCGAATGGAAAGATCGGCTGTATTTGAAACGCAATTTGGAATTATATGCAGCAAAAGCGCCAGAGTTTGCTAACTTATGTCGCCAGCAAGATAAAGGTAGGGGTATGGCATTATTTTGGATGAATGTGGCGCTGAATGAGCCACATTCTGCCATGCTGGCTTTGGAACATTTGGCGGCTTACTTTGAAGCAAGCTGCTATCAAGCAGCTAAAAATGTTTGGCAAAAGTCTAGCGATCGACCTTGGGAAGAATATCTCGATATTGCTAGATTTATGATTTACCATAAGGAGAATTTTTTGAAAGTTTTAGAGAAATACGATCTGGAACGAAAAGTTAATTTAGATACCTATATTCATGAGGTTCTGATCAAAACTATTAAATCAGAAGCTGCTGTTGGTCGGTTTTCCCCCTGGCGGTTGTTGTACAAAAAGAGTGAAGACGAACTGAAGGAAGCCTTAAAAAAAGACGGACAGCGGGAACCGCAAATTTCCAAGTTTATATTCGCTCGGAAATATTTCAAAAAAGTTTATTTAATTAACACAGTTCAAAACCCTGCCAGATTAGTTGGACAAAAATACCCTGCACCCGATGCAGAAGATTTCAACGAGATTGCGAAGTGCTACAATGCTGAAAAATTGCTACCTTCCGCACCCCATGAAGTATCTGCCAGTCCGGGTACTGTGACTGGCGAACAAATTAAAGAATGGATGGAACTTTGTATAAAAGCCTTACAACGTTATTGCTCAAATTCAATCAATCCTGTTTCTATTGAAGTCCTCAACGAGTATGGAACTGAAATAAAGAATGAAGATTCCGATCCTTCTAATGACGCGGAATGGCAGAGTTTTTGGGATGCGGTTGAGTCAGGCGATGCAGTTAATCGAACTGACGCTGCTTTTCGGGAAGAGATGGCAAATATTAAAGTACTGGTTGAAAAGGGAATTCAACAAGGAAAGCTGCAAACTTCTCACCAAAAAATACCGTTACTTTACTATGGTGTTGGCTTAACCCAAACTTTAATAGGAAAGAGATTGGGAATCAATCAAACTAATATCGGTCGCCATCTTTGTAAATACTACGAAATGCACCTGCTCAAAAAGTTAGGGGAAATTTCGCAGCCGACTGAATGGGTAAAGCCGTATGTATCGGGTTGGTTAGTGAAAGATTATACATCTCCTCGACACTCAGATTTGATTCAAGCAGCTTTAGTGGAAGCGCTCAAAAAATTTATTCCTGAATACCGAGAAATATTGCAACTGCGCTATGGGGAAAATTTGACTGAAAGGCAAATTTCTGCGCGGCTGTGCATAAATGAAGCGGAAGTTAAACAAAGAATATGTAAAGCACAGTGTTGTTTGGAATCTGACCTACTACAGGTAATCGCGCAATGGCAAGATAAATATGTAAAATCCTGGCTTTACAGGTTTTACAAACTGACTGTTTATTCAGTCCTGGAATCAGGACTAATAAATCTTTCAGAGGAGTGTCAAGATGTTGTCATATATTCCTATTGTCAGAGGCGCAACGAACAACAAACGGCAAAGCAATTAAATTTAGCTGAGCATCAGGTGAAGGAAAAACTCTGCTTAGCTCAAATGCAGTTGCGGGATACTGTAGTTGATTGGGTTCAGGAAAATTTGGATATTTCTCTGGATAGAGAAGCAGAACTCTCAAAAGTCAATATAATTTTGCAAGAATGGTTGCAAAATTTGTACAAATCAAGTCAAGGAGCATGAAATAATGTTTAGTTTAAATCAAAGAGAAACAGCTAATTCTGATTTTCTGTTTTTAGATATTGGCCCTGAAGACTTACAAGAAGCATGGCAACAATCTCAAAAACAATCGAATGCGATCGCACGTCATAATGCCTATCTGAATTACGTTTGTTTAAAAAATTTCCTGAATTGGTTTGCAGAAGAATCTGAATGTGAAATATCAGTATGGCCTAGCTTTAAAAGGCTAGCAAATATTTGGGAAATTGTCAACGGTTCGGCAATTCAATTAGGTCAAAATCGGCTGGTGTTAATTCCCAACGATGATGCTGAAGTGGAAAAGTTGTGCGTACCGCAGGAATGGGTGGATATTCCTAATTGGGTGGCTGACTATTATCTGGCGGTATCGGTAGTTTTGGATGGAGATGAGGATGAATGCTTCCTCAAAGTATGGGGTTTTACGACTCATCGTCAGTTGCGGAATAATGGCAGATATAATGAGAGCGATCGCACCTATAATTTGCCAATCAAATATTTAACAGCCAGCCTCAACGTGATGCAAGTAACATTCGGATTGAACGTGCAGCAACAAGTCCCCCAGTTGCCAAGTTTATCCCATGCAGAAGCAACAAGATTGTTAGAAATTTTGGGTGACCCATCTCTTTATTCTCCCCGCTTGCGAGTGGATGTACCGTTTGAAAAGTGGGCAGCATTATTGGATAATGATGAATGGCGACAAAAGTTATACGATCGACGCATGGGACGTTTGGTTGAGGTAGCTAGTGCAGCGCCAGTAAAAAATTTGGGTAAATGGTTTCAAGGAATTTTTGAGGCGGGTTGGCAGTCTCTCGATACACTTATAAATACAGAGTCGAGTAATTTAGCTTTTGGGTTTAGAAAACGCGATCGCAAAAGAGAAGAAACAAAGGTGTCTGTCGAGGGAATCAAGCTGATCGATTTGGGAATGCAACTGGGAAATCAATCAGTGGCGCTATTAATTGGTTTGACACCGGAGTCGGGGGAAAAAGTCGGGATTCGGGTGCAATTGCATCCCGCTAGGGGACAAATTTATCTACCGCCAAATATCAAATTAATATTGCTCTCTCAATCGGGTCAAGTTATCCACGAATTGCAATCGCGCCTTCAAGATAATTTCATTCAATTGAAACGGTTTACTTGTCCGATGGGAAAAGGTTTTAAAATCCAAGTGGCGATGGAGGAAATGTCTATTACAGAAGATTTTGCGATCGAAGCTTTTGGAAACGATAATTATGAGTAAATTAGTGATATTAAACCTGGGGAACGGTAATTTGCTCGAAGGGTTTCCTTTTGTGACCGTTCAGCTACAGGAGGAGGGCAATTCTAATTGGAGACAATTTACAGGTAGTTTACCAGCTAGCGCCGATATTCTCGACATTTACCGCCGTTGGCAATTGCTTTATGAATTGCTTTACGAAGCGCGTTCTATCAATGTGAGTTTGCGGCAATTTCCCAGCGCCGATGAAGACATCAAACTAGATGAAGTTGATGTTACTCACGTTTCTGATGCGGAGTTCAACGAGGTATGTCAGAAATTCCAAAACAAAATTGATAGTTGGTTGGATTCTGAGGAATTTCGCCATATCGATCGTCAACTGCGAAAGCAATTAGCACCTGAAGATCGCATTCGCGTCATTATTCAAACTGAAGACAACCAATTGCGGAAAATTCCTTGGCATCTGTGGCGGTTTTTTAGGGATTATCGCCACGCAGAAGTAGGTTTGAGCGCGTTGGAATTTGGGCCTGCAAATTCGGCCAAAAATAGCGCTAAGCAAGTCAGAATCTTGGCTATTTTGGGCGATCGCACTGGCATTGATGTGGAAGCAGATAAAAAATTATTGGAAAAATTACCAAACGCTCAAACAGTCTTTTTAGTAGAACCGCAACGCCGGGAATTGGACGAAAAACTTTGGGATAAACAGGGATGGGATATTCTTTTTTTTGCGGGACATAGTTCGACGCAAACAGATGGTGAAACTGGTCATATATATATAAATCGTGCCGATAGTTTAACGATTAATCAGTTAAGAAATTCTGTCAGTAAAGCGATAGAAAGGGGATTGCAACTGGCAATTTTCAATTCCTGCGATGGGTTGGGATTGGCGCAGCAATTAGACGATTTGCATATTCCCCAAATCATTGTGATGCGGGAACCAGTTCCCGATAAGGTAGCGCAGGAATTTTTGAAGCATTTTTTGAGAGAATTTGCTGAAGGTCAGTCGTTTTATTTAGCAGTGCGAGAAGCGCGAGAAAGATTGCAGGGAATCGAAACTGAATTTCCCGGTGCTAGTTGGTTGCCGGCAATTGTTGACAATCCCGCGCAAATGCAGTTGACTTGGGAAAAATTGCGGGATAAAACTAAACTTAAAGAAACACCTATTATCCCATTGAATCGGCGGTCAAAACCGAAATTGTCAACTATTTTGATGGCGAGTTTTGTAGTAACTAGCTTGGTGATGGGAGTGCGATCGATCGGATGGTTGCAATCATGGGAGTTGCAAGCGTATGATGGAATGATGCGAATGCGATCGTCCGAACAGGCAGATCCTCGCCTGTTAATAGTTGGTGCAGATGAAGAAGATATCAGGAAATACAAACATCCTATCCCTGATGAAATACTTGCCAAACTAATAGACAAACTTCAACAACATCAACCGATCGCCATAGGTTTAGATATCTATCGCGATTTACCAGTACAACCAGGTTATCCAGCCATGATAGCTCATTTTGAGCAAAACAAACGCTTGATTGCTGTGTGTAAATATAAATATAAAGTGGATACAGAAAGTGTTAAACCCCCACCTAAAATCCCTATTGGACAAGTTGGTTTTAGTAATTTACCGCTGGACGAAGATAATATCGTTCGGACTTATTTTTTATCTCGCACGCCAAATATTATTTCTGATTTTGAGCCTTGCAAGACAAACTATTCCTTTGGCTTGCAATTGGCGTATCGATACCTGGATGCCAAAAAAATTCCAGTTACAACAACCGAAAAAAACTGGCAGTTTGGTAAAATTGTTTTTAAAAGTTTAGGAAAAAGAAGTGGCGGGTATCAAAAATTAGATGGACTGAGTAACAAAATGCTGCTGAATTATCGCGCTTCTCGCAAAATTGCCCAGCCAGTAACGGTAAAAGATATTTTAAACGATCGCTTCGAGCCGAGTTGGGTAAAAGATAAAATTGTTCTAATTGGCGTTACTGCTGAGAGCGTAAAAGACCCTCACAACACACCTTACGGCATAATGCGCGGGCTATACGTTCACGCACACGCGATTAGCGAAATTTTAAGTGCTGTGGAGGATAAGCGCCCTTTGTTGCAGTGGTTACCGTTGTGGGTAGATGCAATTTTGATTGGGATTTGGTCGTTGGTAGGTGCAGGAATCGTTTGGTTTTTGCATTCGTCACCGCTACGTTTTTGGCTAGCAATTAGTATTGCGATCGCTATTTTATATGGGCTTTATTTTGAATTGTTTATCCAAGGCTTTTGGCTACCGCTTGTTCCCTCAGCGTTGGCTTTACTGGTATCTGGAATAGGAATAGTATTTAGCATTACATTGCCAACTCAACAAGGAGAATGAAAATGTTTATCCAGGGAATAAAACTTGCCTTTACAATTACTTTGGCAACTGTGATATCCGCAGATTTCGCGATCGCCAATCTCATCGCTTCAACACCGCCGCCTGCGCCACAAACGGGTACGTCAGGAAGTCCGCAGTCAGGCGGAGCAACCCGTCCTGGCGAATCCAAATGTCCCAATGCAAACACTCGCCCGATCGCCTTCATACCTAAAGTTTTGAAAACTACGCTTGCATCTCCGACTTTTTGGTTTTACATTCCCTATTCACCTAATGATGTTGATTCTTTCAGTTTTGTAATTTTGGACGAACAGGATCGGTATGTTATTTCACCAAAGAGCATCAAATTATCTGGAACGCCAGGATTTATCAGTTTGCGTTTCCCATCTCAAACGTTTGAAATTGACAAAAATTACCGCTGGTATTTATCTATTAACTGCGATTCGCAAAATGAAGAAGATCGCATTTCTTTGCATGGAACTGTGCAGCGAATTGCATCCACTTCCACAGAAAACGTTAACTGGTATCGTCCTCTGGTGGAACTTGCCGAACGTCGCCGCACCAATTCAAGCGATCCAGAACTTAAAGCTGAATGGGATAAATTGATGGAGTCGCTGAATTTCAGTAATATTTCTGCTCAACCGATCGTTCCTTGCTGTTCCCTTGATTAAGTAGCTATTAGTCATTAGACATCTCCAAAAATTATTGTGGGGTAGGCATCCTGCCTGCCCTTTGAGATTATTTTGCAGGATATGTCTATTGGTCATTGGAAATAACTACTAACTTTTCACATCTGACAATTGACTAATGACTATTGCCAATTTCCTACTAAAATATAAGGAGCCCATTGGTATGGAGTAATGCTTGGTCTATCTTTTATAAGCTGTAATTGAGCTTGACGGAGCGCTTCAGTTTTCGGTGTATTTGGATTGGCAATTAATTGTTTGTAAAATTGCACAACTAGATCGGCAGTATAATTATCTTCTGCTCGCCATAAAGAAGCGATGGTACTGCGTGCGCCTGCTCTCACGGCGACGCCAGCCAGTCCTAAAGTAGCTCTTGTATCGCCCTTAGCAGTCTCGCAAGCAGAAAGAATTAGTAATTCGATATTTTGAGATTCCCTTTGGTTTCTAGTTTGAAGCAAATTGTCTAAATCAGTGACTTCAAGGCGTTTACCCCAAGCAACAATATAAGTTCTTTCTGGATTTGAACTGAATTCACCGTGAGTCGCGATATGAACTACAGAAAATGGCTTTGAATTGAGCTGCAACTGCAAATTTATATTCGTAAAATCTCGATCGAGCAGAATTTCAGTCGGTATGTTTTTTTTGACTTCTTCTAATTCAGTTTTTACGTTGGGTAGTGGGAGAAATTTTTGCCCATCAATTAGTTGTTCAGCGCTCACTCCAGCACCCAAAACCTTTAATTTTTTCCGTGCTGTAGGTTGACTTTTTAATAGTTGCAAACCGGGTGCTAAGGCTATAGCGTAATTCTCAATTAAATATTGCTTTCTGTCATAAAGAGCCGCCATTGGAATATTTCGCAATTCCCCATCTAGGACAAATACTAAAGTTTTGACTCCACTTTTTTTCAACTCTAATTCAGCGGGTCGGATTAACCAGTCATAAACTTGTGCGGATAATTCCTTAACTTGGCTTGAGGGATAATACTTTTTGAGTTCTGCAAGCAGTTCTTTGAGAACTTTTTTCACTTCACTGCTATGTATAGAAACCGAGTAGTAATGCAATTCTTCTTGTGGCAGCTTCAGAATAACTGCCAATTTATTTGGTAAAATAATCGGATAAATGGCTGCGGCTGTCACATCATCTCGATCGAGAATTTTGTCTATTTGTTCTGGCTTAGCATCAGCACAGGCATCTCTTAAAAAATTATCTAATTCTGCTAATTGTAAATCTTCGATCGCTTGACGAGCCAGAACTAAATTGGCTTGACTCAGTTCATTTCGATCGGCTTCAGGTTCTAAGAGTAGCTCAACTAACTGTCGATAAATTGGTTCTACTTCATCTCGAAAG contains:
- a CDS encoding CHASE2 domain-containing protein; amino-acid sequence: MSKLVILNLGNGNLLEGFPFVTVQLQEEGNSNWRQFTGSLPASADILDIYRRWQLLYELLYEARSINVSLRQFPSADEDIKLDEVDVTHVSDAEFNEVCQKFQNKIDSWLDSEEFRHIDRQLRKQLAPEDRIRVIIQTEDNQLRKIPWHLWRFFRDYRHAEVGLSALEFGPANSAKNSAKQVRILAILGDRTGIDVEADKKLLEKLPNAQTVFLVEPQRRELDEKLWDKQGWDILFFAGHSSTQTDGETGHIYINRADSLTINQLRNSVSKAIERGLQLAIFNSCDGLGLAQQLDDLHIPQIIVMREPVPDKVAQEFLKHFLREFAEGQSFYLAVREARERLQGIETEFPGASWLPAIVDNPAQMQLTWEKLRDKTKLKETPIIPLNRRSKPKLSTILMASFVVTSLVMGVRSIGWLQSWELQAYDGMMRMRSSEQADPRLLIVGADEEDIRKYKHPIPDEILAKLIDKLQQHQPIAIGLDIYRDLPVQPGYPAMIAHFEQNKRLIAVCKYKYKVDTESVKPPPKIPIGQVGFSNLPLDEDNIVRTYFLSRTPNIISDFEPCKTNYSFGLQLAYRYLDAKKIPVTTTEKNWQFGKIVFKSLGKRSGGYQKLDGLSNKMLLNYRASRKIAQPVTVKDILNDRFEPSWVKDKIVLIGVTAESVKDPHNTPYGIMRGLYVHAHAISEILSAVEDKRPLLQWLPLWVDAILIGIWSLVGAGIVWFLHSSPLRFWLAISIAIAILYGLYFELFIQGFWLPLVPSALALLVSGIGIVFSITLPTQQGE
- a CDS encoding DUF1822 family protein; the encoded protein is MFSLNQRETANSDFLFLDIGPEDLQEAWQQSQKQSNAIARHNAYLNYVCLKNFLNWFAEESECEISVWPSFKRLANIWEIVNGSAIQLGQNRLVLIPNDDAEVEKLCVPQEWVDIPNWVADYYLAVSVVLDGDEDECFLKVWGFTTHRQLRNNGRYNESDRTYNLPIKYLTASLNVMQVTFGLNVQQQVPQLPSLSHAEATRLLEILGDPSLYSPRLRVDVPFEKWAALLDNDEWRQKLYDRRMGRLVEVASAAPVKNLGKWFQGIFEAGWQSLDTLINTESSNLAFGFRKRDRKREETKVSVEGIKLIDLGMQLGNQSVALLIGLTPESGEKVGIRVQLHPARGQIYLPPNIKLILLSQSGQVIHELQSRLQDNFIQLKRFTCPMGKGFKIQVAMEEMSITEDFAIEAFGNDNYE
- a CDS encoding sigma factor-like helix-turn-helix DNA-binding protein — encoded protein: MPNFFNKDSIPRLPERPNNIDKFCTYLCIVERNGRMAIEWKDRLYLKRNLELYAAKAPEFANLCRQQDKGRGMALFWMNVALNEPHSAMLALEHLAAYFEASCYQAAKNVWQKSSDRPWEEYLDIARFMIYHKENFLKVLEKYDLERKVNLDTYIHEVLIKTIKSEAAVGRFSPWRLLYKKSEDELKEALKKDGQREPQISKFIFARKYFKKVYLINTVQNPARLVGQKYPAPDAEDFNEIAKCYNAEKLLPSAPHEVSASPGTVTGEQIKEWMELCIKALQRYCSNSINPVSIEVLNEYGTEIKNEDSDPSNDAEWQSFWDAVESGDAVNRTDAAFREEMANIKVLVEKGIQQGKLQTSHQKIPLLYYGVGLTQTLIGKRLGINQTNIGRHLCKYYEMHLLKKLGEISQPTEWVKPYVSGWLVKDYTSPRHSDLIQAALVEALKKFIPEYREILQLRYGENLTERQISARLCINEAEVKQRICKAQCCLESDLLQVIAQWQDKYVKSWLYRFYKLTVYSVLESGLINLSEECQDVVIYSYCQRRNEQQTAKQLNLAEHQVKEKLCLAQMQLRDTVVDWVQENLDISLDREAELSKVNIILQEWLQNLYKSSQGA
- a CDS encoding CHAT domain-containing protein, producing the protein MILLVLVTVLLCIVAEPIFGKVPYINQLNHREKISRNSIETARDSQADGFYRRACTSLLQALGRSNIGCKNLIRDGMSERVKEFFPILPATPHRAIALRNLGDVLRMVGALKTSQKVLEQSLEIANYLSLNEEIGASHFSLGNTKRALGKRAQNFQEKQKSENYYKEALQHYALAIAKSSSDSLDLRAKLNEFSLSIENYPGSNLDELWQEIKEQVEKLPANLEAVYARIYLAESLTCLKLQKMGKEERSNLSFPLPPLANLCMKEKETNTLLSQPPEWEYIGKLLTIAAQQAERLKDARSQSYALVNLGEIYEINQQLSDAKEIAEKALVIVKSHLLNEIAYRLEWQLGRLSLKMQNDPKRAIVAYSGAVDYLKFLRKDLAALNPDLQFNFRDEVEPIYRQLVELLLEPEADRNELSQANLVLARQAIEDLQLAELDNFLRDACADAKPEQIDKILDRDDVTAAAIYPIILPNKLAVILKLPQEELHYYSVSIHSSEVKKVLKELLAELKKYYPSSQVKELSAQVYDWLIRPAELELKKSGVKTLVFVLDGELRNIPMAALYDRKQYLIENYAIALAPGLQLLKSQPTARKKLKVLGAGVSAEQLIDGQKFLPLPNVKTELEEVKKNIPTEILLDRDFTNINLQLQLNSKPFSVVHIATHGEFSSNPERTYIVAWGKRLEVTDLDNLLQTRNQRESQNIELLILSACETAKGDTRATLGLAGVAVRAGARSTIASLWRAEDNYTADLVVQFYKQLIANPNTPKTEALRQAQLQLIKDRPSITPYQWAPYILVGNWQ
- a CDS encoding DUF928 domain-containing protein, with the translated sequence MFIQGIKLAFTITLATVISADFAIANLIASTPPPAPQTGTSGSPQSGGATRPGESKCPNANTRPIAFIPKVLKTTLASPTFWFYIPYSPNDVDSFSFVILDEQDRYVISPKSIKLSGTPGFISLRFPSQTFEIDKNYRWYLSINCDSQNEEDRISLHGTVQRIASTSTENVNWYRPLVELAERRRTNSSDPELKAEWDKLMESLNFSNISAQPIVPCCSLD